ttttttaattgttactgttGTTCATAAAGAGTTTTTAGATGGTCCATCCTAGCAATACACAGGAGTTAATCTTtaggtttaaaatattattgatttaaaaactaaaagaaaaattttATGAATGTTTCTACACCTTGTTGCATTTATGGCATGAAAAGTAGTCAGTAGTAGGCAGTTCAGTAGTTAAAAGAGGGTCCAACCAGCACggtgaacctaataaagtgaccggTGAGTATCAGCATAAACACTTTAAAGTCActctcaagcatggtggtggaggggtaaTGATATGGGTATATTTTGAAACAATAAAGAAGACACAACAATGTGGGACACAGACCAAATGATTTCTTCAAGATattgttacatttcttttttccacTGACAGCTACGGaaactttatttttccaatGAGTGTAtatattaatttctttatttttacttttttacaaaagtgctttcttttaaaactgtattgttttgtgtgaaaACAAAAGCCAAATTATTAACTCAACATTTTCTCTTGGGagctgttttatctttttatacattttcttacACAGACACCAAATTTGAAGCGAATAGCCTTCATTATTCTGtctacaaaaaactgaattttcctAACGTTTATTTCCTcccaagcaaaaaaaaaaaaaaaagccagattatGTTTACTTTGCGTTTGTAGACCACAAAACATGCATTAATTATGAGATACACTTCcttgtgtttattttacctCCAGCGAAAGGCTTTCCTGGCCTCAGCTGGGGTCACGGGTGGCTTGTTTCTCCTCAGCAGCCTGGTTCTGTTCTTTGGTGTGAGGGAGCAGCGGCATGAGTCAGTCCAGCATGGTCAGTGGTCAGACGCTATAAATAAAATGCTACATAAAGTGCTGTTTGCGTTTTGTaacaaaacaacttttaacatcagacaaagataacctgcgtaaatataaaaagcagttttcaaataattatttcattattgattagaATAATGCAATCACCTAAAAaagcctgtctgacaacatgaatcggactaaaatatctcaaaaagcaactcAATCTttagaaattcaagaacagatgaacaAAGTTACTGAAATCTATCAACCTGGGAAAGGATATAAAGTAAGCCTTCCAGATTCCAGTGGACCATGGAGAAGaagtgaaccttcccaggagtggctggcctaccaaaattaccccAAGACTGCAtcaacgactcatccaggaggtgagAAAAGAAGCCAGATTAACCACAGATCTCATTTGCTTCTGAAaaagtcagtgttcatgattaaaTAATAGAAAGGAAACTAGGAAAAAATAGCATCCATGGGATTTAAAGCCAAAACTACTGTTGGAcaacaagaaaacaaaggagACTCTCATATTtaccaaaaacatcttgatgatccttgGGACTCGAAGGAAACACTTTTGTAAACTTACAAAAAAACCAGTGGAACATTTGAAAAGGTGTTCCACAAATCAGGTCCGGCACAAAAATACCACatgatttcagaaaaagaaattcaaaGCTACAATCAAACAcgatggtggtagtgtgatggtctggagctAATTTGCTGCTTCAAGACTTTGCTGACTCGTaaatgatggaaccatgaattctgctctctagcaggaaatcctgaaggagaatgtatGACTATCTCTTTATAGCTTTAAACACAATAGCACGTCCACCTCTGACTGGCTAAACAAATTTGAAGGTTTTTGtgaggcctagtcaaagtctagacttaaatctgattaagATGGTGTGCTGTCACCTCATAAAGATTATTTATGATGAAATACCCTTCAATGTGgcttaattaaaacaattctgcaaagaagagtgggccaaaattcatcAACAGTACTGTAAGACTTATGCCAGTTATCACGAACatttgatggcagttgttgctgccaagagAAGCACAATTAACTTTTTCCACGTAGGTTTGTTTCATATTGTTTTATTCCCATAACAAAgcaaatcatcatttaaaaactggatTTTCTTATTTACACAGGTTATCTTAGTCTGATAttacaatcagttttatttgaaacatttaagtgtgacaaaagacCAAAAACAGATTAGATATGTAAAGGGGGTAAACACCATTTACAGCACTGTAAAATCCCTCTACATTTCATTGAGCCGACCTTTTTGCAGTATCGCTTGTATAAACATTTGATCATAATTTAAGtaatatgtatttttgtttttccagacaCTCACTGTCCAGATGACAGAACACGACCTTCTTATCTGAACTCCCTAAAGATGCTCATAAGTCACATTCCTTACCAACGACTTGTGCTCGGCTTTGTGTTTAGCGTACTTGCTTTTCAGGTAGCTTCAAGATCACCAtccatatcttttttttttctgttaacctTGTTGCTTACCTTAAAGTCATACATGCATCTAAAAGTCCTGAGCATtaagtttttcttctttgtttgatTTCAGATGTCTTTGGgtaattttgcattgttttgccGTCATGTAGCTGGATTGGGAGCTCATTTTCAGCTCCTCTTGCTGATCCTATTGGTAAGATTCAAGTTAATGCAATTTTGAATTAACTTTAAGTAGCTTGGtatgttttaattttgcatttaaatcaaacatttaaaaaaaaatcttccttAGATTTCTGCTTCAGTAGCAGTTCCATTGTGGCAATTTCTCCTtctgaaaatgggaaaaaaagtcCACAATTTTCATTGGATTTTCTGTAAGAAATTTGAAAGTCCTGTATTTTACATCATTATCTGTAGCTATGGTGTTTCTTTTTGTCTCTAAAAGGTTCTTGGTTTTCTTGCAGCTCTTCATCCCAGCAGTGATCACAGTTGCCTGCGTTCTCAGCAACCTCCCAGTTTTCATGACCATGTGCATTCTGATGGGATTCAGTGTGGTGACCATGTTCCTGCTGCCTTGGTGAGTCAGCCACTCGACTACATAAAAAGTCTAAAATCATTTCCAACACCTGTCAGATCTAATTTGTGTGAAAACTGAATGCTGGGCGCATCAATTATTCATCAGACCTAACCTCAGCCATTGATGAGTACTGCAGAAACTTAGTTTTTCAGACTACTCAGAAGtcttcacagaaacaaacatgTAATTTTTATGCCTGTATAATACAGGTCAATGCTCCCAGATGTGATAGATGACTTTGCATCAAGACAAGCCTTGTTTAAAGACCTAGACCCTCTGTTTTCCTCTGGCTGTGCCTTCTGCAATAAGCTGGCAGGATGGCTATCTGTTACTGTCAACCATGACTTTACAGTGAGCATGACCTCTATTCAGTCTCTGTGCTTTTGTTATGTGTGCGCATCACTTGGTATTTTCCATTTAGTGTTTGCTTGTTTGCAGGATTGAGGGTTACAAAGCAGGTGcgtgtaaccatggtgatgaaGTGGTGACAGCGCTGATTGTGCTGTTCACAACAGTTCCCATCACACTTCTGCTGATTGGGATGGGAATCTTTCACACCTACCCGGTTAATGAGAGGAAAGGCTTACAGATTGAGGAGCAAAAGTATGAAGCTTTTGAGATGATTTCATGAGGTCTGTTGTTCATTAGATCACATTTATACTGATCTTAACAGGATTGTTTGTCGACACAAGGTTAAAGTTTTGTGCAGATAATTTCCCTCCTTTGCCTTTTTATACGTTTTAGTAGTTTCATACCCAATATTTTTAAGGGGTATGAAATGGTGCAGTCTGTCATGGGACCTATCAAGTTTTGCCTGCTGGGAACGTTTTTATAAGTAATTTTCTATTATCAATTTATAATCCGCTGTCAATCCTTCTTTTCATTAAACTGGAGAAAGATTTCCAGTTAGTGCTGGTTATTAGTTTTTTGGAAATTCTTCTAAACTGTCCACCCATCATTTCATTCTGACCCTGGAGTTGTAGGTACTTACTGTCTTCTTTAAATAATCTACTGTAAGGAAATGCAGGGTTCCTTATTTGGCAAGTagattttagcattttattcttagGAAATTCAAGCATGAAAAGAACAGTActgcaaaaatatgaaattgCAATAGGGCAAAATGACTAGCACCCCTGTAGCATTCACTGGGGATGAACCTCTAACCGTCTGAgacaacattttaaattcagAGAGCGTTCAACTTGAATTTCCATCTTGGAAGACAAAAATCTGATTTCCAAGTACAATTAGAAAGTACCAAAACCCTATTAACAGGAAAGTAGCTGCTCTGGATCATCCCAGGTTTGAAAATAATACTGGTGCACGTCTGGATGTCACAATTACCCCATGGGGGATTTCAAAACACCTTATTTAAAAACGGGTAATACAACATCAAGTAAAAATGgtaaaaagcacaaaataatgtagtattgttaaaaatgttaacatttggtatgtttgctttgtttaaaatttaactcttttgtttttaagtcgGCAGCTTATTTCATGATATTTGGAACAATGGTGACATACACTCTAATGTGATGAAAGACTAAatactaaatgtttttatttttatattccaCATAGTGAGAAagcctcctcctcatcatcagaCCAAAGAGAGCACTCAGAACTGCCAACGACCTCTCAACGGTTCCATGTTGATGACCCAAAGCCCAATAAATCTTACAAGTGTGATCCATCACCATGCTGTCAGCGACTAGGGAAGCAGTGCTCAGTCAAGTCATCAACCTCCTCAACTGTATCAAGCAACCCCTATGGAAAAAACAGCAGGAAAACATCacatgttcagttacaagtaAATAATCAGTGGCAAAAACCAATAGTCCACCCTGATCAATGCCCAGAAGAAAGTAAACTGAGTGAAAGCTTCCCTGGTAATGCTCCTGTTTCCTTCTGTGGAAGGTCGCAAGTCTGATCCAAGGTGTCCTGGGTGTAGGGTGAGGAGACATCGGTGTGATACTGAACAACCACTGATATAACTTGTTTAAAATCTGTGGcagcagtttattattttcagctTTGTTTAAACTTGATATCATTTCATTTAAGGATGGAATCTCAGTCTTGTGTAAGTCTCTTGTGTAAAAGTGGCTCCAGACCCAGCTCAGAGCTGACCTGCCGAAAACAACTTGAACCACTGCTTTCTCCAACTAATGTTCATCCACTCGATAACAGGATGGATTTTTTCCAGCTCCAAGTGCACACACAGCATGTATACCCTTAATTAAGGGGCTTTTGTTGTACTTAATTATCATCTCCATAGCAACATGTTTGAACTTAGCTGGACGAACAAACAGGCAAGCAACCATCATCCTTCTGTCCAGGTGAGACTGTGGTAGGTCTGCTGCGAAGACCGGTATCCTGATGCTGTGATGAACATCTGGTTATGAACCTGAGAGAAGAGGAATGTTGGAAAATAGCACCACTCATCTGCCAGTTAAGCATTTGGTTACTATGGATACTGAACACCAACTGATGGATGGACATTACTACAAGAAGTTATGCTATGTTATATTACTACTGACTGTAAATTGTGATACatatgaaaggaaaataaacttcGGCTaacaatttcatttaaaacGTTTGAGGCATATTTTACAAAGTCAGAATGTTCAGCTGTTGAAGCTGTATAGTCACACCACCACACTTTgtaaactgatttatttttgtttacattcgTTATACATTGAAATCTTTTCTGGTAATTAAGAATGGCTTATTAAGGGATCAGCAACCTTCACAATCCAAAGGAATGATGATGGTCCAGCTATCATCAGCACTTGGTGCATCCCCCCGCCCCACATCCGTGTCCGTCCGCGCCGCCTCCTCCTTCCGCTCCCAGCCTTCAACGGTGGTCCACAGAGAGGCTACAGTAACGCGAAAATGGGAGTAGAAATTGAGACGATAACTCCGGGCGATGGTGAGAAAAAGAGTGGTTTTGGTTGGCAGTTTAATTCATGGTCTGTATACTTAAGCAGTTAACCTCAccttctgtgttttctcctatatttcatattttttaaggACGGACATTCCCGAAGAAGGGGCAGCGCGTCGTGGTGCACTATGTCGGTGAGTGCGAAGAATGCTCAAAGATTTAGACAcggcatgtttttatttttgcataactTTATGTATCAGTTCAGTCTTTAAGGGTATACAAGTTCGTAAAAATGAGCGAACAAGTTAAAACGTTGTTTAGCTAACCGCTGGCTATCTCGGTTAGCAAGGAAGCTATGCCTCGTACTATAATAAGAGATTTCTTGCTAGGTTTCTTCAACTAAAATAAGCTACGTTTGTGTTTGAACACGTTTTTAACTCTTACTGCTATCAGCTTCTCGTTGACACAGACTGATACGACCTCTTATTTAGGGGGTTAATTAGTTGGACTGTTGTTAGCTAACTGGTGTAAGCTTCGAGGTTAGCCCAGCTAACGCTAGCTTTCGGTGACTTCTTGAAGGCTACCTATGGCTGAATTAAAAACTTCACGCTGGTAAAACGGTGACCAGTTCTGTTTTATGAAGGTACCCTGGCAGATGGGAAAGTTTTCGACTCGTCGAGGTCCAGGGGGAAGCCTTTTAAATTCAAGATTGGACATCAGGAGGTTATCCGAGGCTGGGAGGAGGGAGTAGCTCAGGTGAGGAGAACTCCAGAGCCGCCGATAAAAGCTGTGATGATCGGAATCAATACACCTGGAGGATGTCTAGTCGGTTGATTTACTTTCCTTTCAACAAGAGGTTGCTTGGAGTTGATTTTGTTTGATGAGGGGtcataatctgtcatattttaTAAGAGTCAAAGGGTCCAAATACTTGCCTTTAAAGGCAAACACCGTGATTTAGGACAGGGGTTCCCAAACATATCAGGCTGTGACCCCCAAAATAACAGTGCCAGAAAAATAACCGTAACCCTAAAATAGATCTAATTATTTCACTCaatacagaacaaaataattactgtattttaaagtaaattaattttttaaaattaattttatttattataatttcatcatttaaaagctgtttttaatttcttaatGGGACATTATTTAACTGTGCATTTAATTGTATAATTGTAGATTTAATAATtcaataatttataaaaagaaataaatggtgcatttaattatttcattgtaCACTTATGTATTTAATGGGACGGtcacatttatttcatgattttgttctttttgggcCTCCATACACCTCAGGGGTCATATTTTGAGGATTCTGAAAATCATTTGGAGATCCCCCACTTGGTGTCTTGCGACCCCCCGGGGGGTCCCGACCCCCACTTTAGGAACCCCTGGTTTAGGAAATGGGTTGTTTACAGGTACGAAATGAaaacaggaaggaaggaaattaTAGTTTTTCAATTAAtagtttaaacaatttttttgaaGCGTTTCATCACCttttggtttttgtaaagcGCTATTTAACTGTGTTGATTGGTTTGAAATTAATTTAGATTCTATTTATTTACAACAGTGATTCTTAACCTTTTACTTTACTAcagtttattatatttttggcagattgtgaaaaaataaacaccaaaaATGAGGGCTGCA
This DNA window, taken from Girardinichthys multiradiatus isolate DD_20200921_A chromosome 1, DD_fGirMul_XY1, whole genome shotgun sequence, encodes the following:
- the mfsd2al2 gene encoding sodium-dependent lysophosphatidylcholine symporter 1-B-like translates to MLISHIPYQRLVLGFVFSVLAFQMSLGNFALFCRHVAGLGAHFQLLLLILLLFIPAVITVACVLSNLPVFMTMCILMGFSVVTMFLLPCEKASSSSSDQREHSELPTTSQRFHVDDPKPNKSYKCDPSPCCQRLGKQCSVKSSTSSTVSSNPYGKNSRKTSHVQLQVNNQWQKPIVHPDQCPEESKLSESFPGNAPVSFCGRSQV
- the LOC124866952 gene encoding peptidyl-prolyl cis-trans isomerase FKBP1A-like — protein: MGVEIETITPGDGRTFPKKGQRVVVHYVGTLADGKVFDSSRSRGKPFKFKIGHQEVIRGWEEGVAQMSVGQRAKLICSPDFAYGSKGHPGIIPPNATLTFDVELLGLEA